Genomic DNA from Modestobacter versicolor:
GGGCCGCTGGAGGCCGTGGGCATCCGCACCGTCCAGCCGGAGCGGGCCCGCCTCGGCGCGCTGGCCCGCTCGGTCGTCGCCGAGCTCCCCGCCCGGCACCCGGTGCTCACCTCCGGTCCGCACACGCTGCAGGTGCGCGGGCACGCCGCGGTGCTCGACGGCCGCCTGGTCGAGCTGCCGCCGGGGCCGATGGCGGTGCTGCGGGCGCTGGCCCGCCGGCCGGGCGTCGTCGTCTCCCGGCCCGACCTGCTCGCCGAGCTGTCCGGCGGCGGCGACGCGCACGCCGTGGAGATGGCTGTCACCCGGCTGCGCGCCGCGCTGGGCGCCCCGGTGGTCGAGACGGTGGTCAAGCGCGGTTACCGGCTGGCGGTCTAGACCGGGAGCGCACTGCCGTCCGGGAGGGGAGACTCGACCCATGGAACCGCCCGTGATGGACCTGGTCGGTTTCCTCCTGGCCCGGATGGCCGAGGACGCGCGCACCGCCGCCGACCTCGCCGCCGCGCAGGGCGAGGAGGGCACCGCCGAGCGACTCCGCGCCGACTGCGCGGCCAAGCGGAAGGTCGTGCTGGCCTGCCAGGCGGCCGCACCGGACCTCAGCTTCCTCGGCTCCCGGCCGCAGGGGCTGGCCGACTTCCCGATGCCGCCCAAGGACGCCCACCAGCTGGCCGCGGTCACCCTTGCTCTGCTGGCGACCCCGTACGCCGACCACCCCGACTACCAGCAGGTCTGGCGCCCATGAGGGACCCCTCTGCCCCCCACCGCTCGCAGGCTCGCGGCGGGCCCCTGCAGAGGGGCCGTCAGACGCCGGCGAGCTCGTTGCCGGGGCGCAGGTAGACGACCCAGGTGACCACGACGCAGACGGCGTAGAAGGCGATGAACGCGACGTACGCGCCGTCCCCGCTGCCGGTGGAGAGGAACGACTGGCGGAAGGCCAGGTTCACCAGCACCCCGCCGAAGGCGCCGATCGCGCCGGCGATGCCGATCAGCGCCCCGGACATCCGCAGCGCGTGCTTGTCCGCGACCGCGGAGTCGGTGCCGGCGGCGACCGCGTCCATCGCCCGGGCCCGGAAGATCGCCGGGATCATCTTGTAGGTCGAGCCGTTGCCGATGCCGCTGAGGACGAACAGCAGCACGAAGCCCACCAGGAACAGCGGCAGCGACTCCACCTGGCTGGCGGTGAGGACGACGCCCGCGCCGACCGCCATCGCGACGAAGTTCCAGAAGGTGATCCGGGCACCGCCGTACCGGTCGGCCAGCGAGCCACCGAGCGGCCGGATCAGCGAGCCCAGAAGCGGCCCCAGCCAGGTCAGCTGGGCGGCCGCCAGCGGCGTGGCGAAGTCGTCGGCGAACTGGTTCTGCAGCACCTGGCCGAAGGCGAACCCGAAGCCGATGAACGAGCCGAAGGTGCCGATGTAGAGGAAGGACATGATCCAGGTGTGGCCCTCGCGGGTGGCCTCCCGCATGGCCCGCGGCTGGTTGCGCGCCGTCGTCAGGTTGTCCATCACCAGCGCAGCCCCGACCGCGGCGACCACGATGAACGGCAGGTAGACGAAGAGCACGATCCGCGGGTGCTCGGCCCCGGCGGTCGCCAGCACCAGCAGTCCGATCAGCTGGATCACCGGGACGCCCAGGTTGCCGCCGCCGGCGTTGAGGCCGAGCGCCCAGCCCTTGAGCCGGGTCGGGTAGAAGGCGTTGATGTTGGTCATCGAGCTGGCGAAGTTGCCGCCACCGACGCCGGCCAGGCAGGAGACGACCAGCAGCGTCGTGTACGAGACGCCCGGCTCGAGCACGACCGCGGTGGCGATCGTGGGCACCAGCAGCGCCGCGGCGCTGATGATCGTCCAGTTCCGGCCGCCGAACTTGGCCACCGCGAAGGTGTAGGGCAGCCGGACGACGGCACCCAGCGCCGTGGGCAGCGTGGTGAGCAGGAACTTCCCGGCCGGGTCGATGCCGAAGACGGGCTCGGGCAGGAAGAGCACCATCACCGACCACAGGCTCCAGATGGAGAACCCGATGTGCTCGGAGAAGACCGAGAAGAACAGGTTCCGGCGGGCCACGCCCTTGCCGGTGGACTCCCAGAACTCGGGGTCCTCGGGTCGCCAGTCGTCGATCCACCGGCCGCCGAGCCGGCCGGGGGCGTGCTGCTGGAGGGGGGCGCCGGTCTGGGTGGCTGTGGCCATGCCGGAACGGTGGCGGCCCGGCGTTCCCCCGCCGTTGCCGTGGCGGTGAACTCGTGTTCCGTTGTGCTCACGCCCCCTGCCCCGCTGTGGTGAGGGGGCCCGCCCGCCAGGTGCGTTCCGCTCTCGCGCGCGCCATGATCGCGGCGTGAGGGACTCCATCGGCGACGAGCGCGCGCCCGGCCGGGACCTGGTGGAGACCGGGGAGCTGGTCGCCGGGTCGATGAGCCGTGCGGTCGCCGGCCTGCTGTTCGCGCCGGAGTCGAGCCCGCTGCGGCTCGACGACCGGCTCGCCTCCTGCCTGCGCGACGCCGCGACCACCGCCGCCGAGCTGCCGCTGACCTGGGAGCGCGCCCGGGCTGGTGCGGTGCTGGCCTTCGCCGCGGAGCTGTCGGTCACCCGCGCCCACCAGGGCCGCGCCGTGCGCACCGACGGGTTCTTCAGCGTCAGCACCGCCGCCCGGTCGGCGGCCGAGCGGCTGGTCGAGGACGTCGTCCAGGCCGCCCGGCAGACCACCGAGGAACGACGGGTGCGGCACCTGGGCTACCTGCTGGCCGAGGTCGTCGTCTCCCCCGACATCGACGTGGCGCTGGCCTCCCGCGCGCTGCAGCTCGCCGAGTCCTGCAGCTGGCGCCAGCTGGTCTACCTGGCCGCGGTCGGCCGGCGGGACCGTTCCCCGCTGCCGATGGGCTCGCTGGAGGAGGAGGCGCGGGGCTGGCGGGCCTGGGGCGCCCGCGAGGACGTCGCCGACCTGCAGCGCGCCGACCTGCTCGACCCGCCGCTGGCACCGGCCCGCCCGGGGCTGCGGCCCGAGCTGCGCCCGGCCGACCTGCGGCTCACCCGCCGCGGGGTGCTGGTGCACCGGCTGCTGGCGCTGGACTTCGTCCGCGAGGACGACGTCCAGGCCGCGCTGACCGACCTGGACCTCCCGCCCGCCTCGTGAAGGACCCGCTCGCCCCGCATGACCTGCGGCGGCAGCGGAGGATCAGGGCATGAGCCGCGACGACGAGCCGGGTCCCGACCCGGCGGTCGACGCCGTCACCGGGCTGCTCCCCCGGCTCGGGCCGCTCGCCGTGCTGCTCACCGACGACCGGGCCGACGCCGTCCGGCTGCTGTCCGCGGCGCTGGCCACCCCCAGCGCGCTGGACGACGCGGCGACGGCCCGCCGGGCGCTGACCGCTCCCCGGGACCGGCCCCGCTGGGCCGCCGAGCAGGTGGTCGGGACGCTCGCGCCGGTCGTCCCGGCCGACGAGGACCCGGTGCTGGCCGCGGCGCTGCGGTCGCTGCCCGCCGGCGTCCGGGCGGCCGCCGTGCTGCGGCTGGTGGACGGCCCGCCCGCCGGGGACGACGACGCCGTCGCCGCGCTCGCCGCGGCCGTGGCCCGCGGCGACGACGAGCAGCGCCGCGAGCGCGACCGGGCGACGGCGGCGTTCCGGGCCCCGGGGGCGGCAGCCGGTCCCGCGGCGCCGGCCGTGCCGCTCGCCGACCGGCTCGCCCGGCTGGCCGCCGGCCGTCCCCTCCCGCCGACCGCCGCCGCGGAGGTCGCCGCGGCGGTCGCTGCCGCCCGGCGGGGCCGGCGCCGCCGCCGGTACCGGCTGGTGGGTGCCGCCGCGCTGGTCGCCGTCCTGCTCGCCCTGGTCCCGCTGCTGCCGCAGCCCGGACCGCCGGCCCCGGTCACCGACGTCTACGCCGGGAGCCCGCGCGGCTCGTTGGCCGGCGACGAGGAGTTCCTGCGGGAGATGCGCGCGCAGAGCTGGTCGGGCACCGACCTGGCCACCACCTCGCCGCCGGCCACCCGCCGGGTGGTGTTCGCCGGCGACGTGCCCGGCGGCCGGTGGGCGCTCGTGGTGACCGGGGAGGGGGCCAACCGGGCGGCCGCCTGGTTCTCCGGCCCGGAGGGGGCCCAGGCCGGGCGGCTCCGGCTGCGGTCGGTGGCCCTGGACCCGGACCCGGCGCTCCCGGTGTCGCTGGCCGACCCGTCGACCGGGGCGCTGGTCGTGGTCGGCGCCCCGGGCGACACCGTGGCGGTGTCCGAGCGGCCGGAGGTGACGGCCGACGGTTCCCTGGCGCGGGAGACCACCGACGTCCCCGCCCCCGACGGGGTGGCCGTCGCCGCGCTCACGCCGCTCCCGGGTGCCCCGCAGAGCGCCGTCCGGGTCGAGGTGGAGCGGGACGGTCGCCGGGTCGACGTCGCCCCGCCGGTGTTGCTCACCCCCGACGGTGCCGACCGCGCGGTGCTGCCCGAGGGCACCCGGCTGCGGCCGGCACCGCGACCGGCGGTCGGCGACTCCGCCGTGGCCGTCCGGCTCGCCACGGTGCTCGGCCAGCTGGGGCAGTCCCCGGCCACCGCGCAGGTCACCACCCTGTGGGCCGGCGACCTCCCCGGCCCCAACGACCAGCCGACCCGGCTCACCGTCGTCGCCCTCCCCCAGCCCTCGGGCGCCGTCGTGGTCACCGCTCCCTACGGCTACGCCGCCGACCTGTCCGGCCGGTCGGGCAGCTCGTGGTGCGGCACCGGGGTGCTGCCCGCCGGCGAGCCGCTGGACCAGCGGGTCGTCGCGGTGCAGTGCGACCTCAGCGACGGCCGGGTGACCCGGGAGATCAGCCGGTTCCTCGTCGTCCTCGCCCCGCCGACGGCGACCTCGGTGCAGCTGCTCGACGCCGGCGGGGTGCTGCTGAGCGCGCACCCGATGGCCGACGGCGTCGCGGTCGTCCGGTCACCGGGCGAGGTCGCGATGGTGACGGTCACCGGTGCCGACGGCGGGACGGCGATGGCGGCCCCGCTGGTGGACACCCCGCTGGACGGCTGAGCCGGGTGATCGTGACCGGTTCGTGACCGGGGCTGTGGGTCTGCTGGGCGTCCCACCTCGTGTAAGAGGTGACGGACGGCGAGAGGGGACCCGCGGGCGTGGGCACTGGGGACGGCAGCAGCTTCGAGGACTTCGTGTCCCGGGAGCAGCCTGCCCTGCTGCGCCTGGCGGTCCTGCTCACCGGCGACCGCGGACATGCGGAGGACCTGGTGCAGACGGCCCTGCTGAAGACCTACCGGCACTGGGGGCGGATCGCCCGCACCGGAGAACCGACCGGCTACGTGCGCCGGGTGCTGGTCACCACGCACACCAGCTGGCGACGGCGGCTCTGGACGACCGAGCAGGTGGTGGACGCCCTGCCCGACCGGGTGGACCCCACCGTCGTGCCGGACGGCGACGAGGAGCTGCGCGCCGCGCTCCGGTCGCTGCCGCCGCGGATGCGCACCGCGGTCGTGCTGCGCTTCTACGCCGACCTCTCGCAGCTGCAGACCGCCCAGCTGATGGGCTGCTCGGAGAGCACCGTGAACACCCAGACCGCCCGCGGGCTGACCCGGCTGCGCACGCTGCTCGCCGCCCCGGTGTTCGCCGCGGAGGAGGGATCGTGATGGACGAGACCGAGCTGCAGCACCGGCTCACCCGGCTGGCCGAGCGGACCGCTCCCCCGCCGCGCGAGTCGCTCGCCGAGGTCGTCGTCGCCCGGCACCGCAGCCAGGGCCGGCAGGTCGCCGGCATCACCGCGCTGGTGGCCGCCGTGGCCGCCGTCGTGGTCGCCGTGCCGTCGCTCACCGGCGGGCCGGCCCAGCCGACGGCCGCGACGTCGGCCGACGGGCTGCCCGCACCCGTCGACGACTGGGCCGGCGGCCTGCTCACCACCCCCACCCGCGGCTCGCTCGCCGCCGACACCGCCTTCGTCGAAGGTGTCCGCCAGCTGTCCTGGCAGAACCCGATGGCCGGGCCCCACGACGACGACCCGGACGCGCCGCTGGACACCCGGGTCGTCGTCTACGCCGGCGACGTCGCCGGGGCCCGGTTCGCCCTGGTCGCCGGGGAGAACACCGCCCAGGTCGATGACGACCCCGCGCTGCAGACCGACGCGGGCGTGCTGAGCGACGTCGCCATCGCCTGGTACCTCGGCCCGGCGGGCGCCGCAGCCGGCGACATGACCCTGCAGAGCGTGCCCCGCGGCGTCGACTCCTACGGCGGGCCGGCCGGCTTCTTCGACGGCGCCACCGGGGCGCTGGTCGTGGTCGGCGAGCCGGGTGACGCGATGACGGTCTCGCCGCGCCCGGTGGTGGCCGCCGACGGCTCGGTGGTGCGCGAGCAGGTGCCGGTCGAGGCGCCGGACGGGATCGGCACGGCGGTCTTCCCGGCCGGCTCGGTCTCGGGGACGTCCCTCCGCTACACGGTCGTCCGGGGCACCGAGTCCTGGACGTCCAGCCCCAGCTGGACCGGTTCCGACTCGTCGGCGCCCCAGGTCCCCGTCACCTGGCTGCGCCCCGCGCCGGCACCAGGACCGGTCGACTCGCTGGCCGAGTGGGAGCCGCAGCAGCTGCTCGAGCGCCTCGGCCTGCTGGCCGAGGAGGTGCAGTTCTCGATGGTCTGGGCCGGGGACGTCCCCTCACCGGTGGAACGCACGTCCCGCGTCAGCCTGCTCGCGGCGACCCTCCCGTCCGGAGCGGTGTACCTGCAGTGCTCGCTCGGGCTCGACCTCGGCAACGGCAGCGCCGGCGGGACCTGGTGCGGGAGCGGGATCCGGCCCGCTGGGACGCCGCTGGCCGAGCAGACCGTCGTCGTCCGCTCCGACGCCACGGACATGTCCAGGAACTCCGACGTCGTCAGCAGCCTGATCGTCGTCGCACCGCCCACCGCGGTGGCGGCCCGGGCCGTCGACCTCGACGGTGCGGTGCTGGCCGGGTTCCCGCTGGTCGACGGGGTGGCCGTGGTGCCGTTCCCCGAGCGCGCGGCGACCGTCGAGACGCTGGCCGCGGACGGCACGGTGCTGGAGAGCACCCGCCCGCTGACGATGGCCGACCTCGGTGACTGAGCTCCCGGCCGAGCCCGCCTCGGTGATCGCCGCCCGGCAGCTGGCCGAGGAGGCACGGGTCCGGCGCACCGCCGTGCGCCGGTCACCGCTGCGCCCGGCCCCGCACCCCGTGCCGTGAAGGGCCTCCTCGCCTTCGGGGCGGCTCTGGCCGCCGTGCTGGTCGTCCTCACCTGGGGCCACGGCGACGTCGCCTGCCCGGCGATCGGCTGGGGCTCGACGGTCCGGGTCGAGCTGGCCGGGGACTGGTCGGGCCAGCCGCTGGGGGTGGTCGAGCTGACGTGCACGCCCGGGTGCGAGCCCCTCACCGTGCTCGACGAGGTCACCGGCGAGCCGGTGCAGCTCGGGACCGCGCCGGACCCGCTCGTCCGGCCGGTGTTCGGGGAGCAGCCCAGGTCAGCGGTCGCGACGGTGCGCGCGGCCGACGGGACCGTGCTGGCCCGGGTGGAGTCCGCGCTGCGGTTCGAGCGGGTCGGCGGCACCGAGGAGTGCGGTGGGCCGACGGAGGCGGTCGTGGCGGTGCCCGCGCCGTGAGGGTGGTCGTGGCGGTCGCCGTCCTCCTGGCGCTGGCCGGCTGCGAGGACGAGGCGACGGTCTGCCCGGCGTCCGCGGCGGTCGTGCTGCCGAACGTGGTGGTGCAGCTCGAGCGCTGGCCGGCCGCCGACTCCGCCGTCCTGCAGTGCGCGCCGGCCTGCGTGCCGGGCCTGGCCGGCGACGACCGCACCGAGCTGACCGTGCCGGTGGTGGACGGCGTCGCCGGGTTCGACGTGTTCGCCAGCCCGGCCACGGTGGCGGTCACCGTGCTCGCTGCCGACGGCACGGAGCTGACCCGGCTGGAGACCGAGCTGGACTGGGCGCGGGTCGGCGGCAGCGAGGAGTGCGGCGGTCCGGTGGTGGCGACCGTCGACGTCCCCGGCTGAGCGGCGTCAGGCCGCCGAGCGCGCGTAGGCGGCCGGCGTCGTGGCGAGCATCCGGCGGAAGTGCCGGGTCAGGTGCGGTTGGTCGGCGAAGCCGGCGACGGCCGCGACCTGCGCGACCGGCATGCCGTCCAGCAGCAGCCGGCGGGCCAGGTCGATCCGGCGGCCGGTGAGGTACCGGTGCGGCGGCAGCCCGTGCCGCCGGGTGAACGCCCGGACGACGTGGGTGGGGTGCACCCCGAAGAGCGCGGCCGCCTCGGCCAACGGGAGCCCCTCCGCGACCCGGGCGTCGATCAGCTCCCGCACCCGGTCGGCCAGCGCGTCGTCCCGCACGTCCGGTGCCGCGACGACGGCGCGGTCCAGGTGCTGGCCGAGCCGCTCGAGCACGAAGCCGAGCCGGCTCTCCGCCTCCAGGGCGTCCCCGCCCGCGCGCAGCACCCCGTGCAGCACCGACAACCGCTCGCGCAGCGCGGCGTCGTCGAAGGCCGGCTGGTCGACGCACCGGCCGGCCCGCTCGGCGCCGAGCGTGGCCGGCGCCAGGTAGAGCACCCGCTTGCGGAACCCGGCCGGTGACTGCGACCGGCCGTCGTGCGGGACGTCTGGCGGCAGCAGGGTGACCAGCCCGCGGGTGGCGCCGTGCGCGTGCCGGTCCAGGTCGTAGCGGACGGCGCCGTCGTCGACCAGCAGCAGCGTCCACGCCCCGTGGGTGTGCGAGGGGTAGACGTGGTCGGTGAAGTGGGCGTGCAGCACCTCGGTCAGGCCGGGGACCTCCGGCCGCCAGGCGACCACCTCGCTCACGGTCAGGAACGTACAAGAACGCCGCGGCGCCGGGCTCCAGGCTGAGCAGCATGGACACCCCCGACGAGGCACCCCGCTGGGCCACCAAGATCGCCGTCCTGCTGCGCGAGGACCTCGCACCGTGGCAGGCCCTCAACGTCACGTCGTTCCTGGTCAGCGGGATCGTCGCGACCGGGCCCGAGCTGGTCGGCGAGCCCTACGAGGACGCCGACGGCACCGGTTACCTGCCGATGATCCGCCAGCCGGTGCTCGTGCTGGCCGGGCCGGGCGAGCTGCTGCGCACCGCGCGCACCCGGGCGCTGGAGCGCAGCCTGACCCCCGCCGTCTTCACCGCCGAGCTGTTCAGCACCCCCGGCGACGTGCAGAACCGGGCCGCGGTCAAGGCGGTCGCCGGCGCCGACCTGGACCTGGTGGGCCTCGCCGTCCACGGCCCGAAGAACGCGGTCGACAAGGTCGTGAAGGGCGCCCGCATGCACCCCTGAGCAGGTTTCGGCGCCGAACCCGAGCAGGTCTCGGCGCCGAGACCCGGGCTCACAGCTGGACGACGAGGTGGCC
This window encodes:
- a CDS encoding SigE family RNA polymerase sigma factor, with translation MGTGDGSSFEDFVSREQPALLRLAVLLTGDRGHAEDLVQTALLKTYRHWGRIARTGEPTGYVRRVLVTTHTSWRRRLWTTEQVVDALPDRVDPTVVPDGDEELRAALRSLPPRMRTAVVLRFYADLSQLQTAQLMGCSESTVNTQTARGLTRLRTLLAAPVFAAEEGS
- a CDS encoding DUF6221 family protein; the encoded protein is MEPPVMDLVGFLLARMAEDARTAADLAAAQGEEGTAERLRADCAAKRKVVLACQAAAPDLSFLGSRPQGLADFPMPPKDAHQLAAVTLALLATPYADHPDYQQVWRP
- a CDS encoding nitrate/nitrite transporter, with the translated sequence MATATQTGAPLQQHAPGRLGGRWIDDWRPEDPEFWESTGKGVARRNLFFSVFSEHIGFSIWSLWSVMVLFLPEPVFGIDPAGKFLLTTLPTALGAVVRLPYTFAVAKFGGRNWTIISAAALLVPTIATAVVLEPGVSYTTLLVVSCLAGVGGGNFASSMTNINAFYPTRLKGWALGLNAGGGNLGVPVIQLIGLLVLATAGAEHPRIVLFVYLPFIVVAAVGAALVMDNLTTARNQPRAMREATREGHTWIMSFLYIGTFGSFIGFGFAFGQVLQNQFADDFATPLAAAQLTWLGPLLGSLIRPLGGSLADRYGGARITFWNFVAMAVGAGVVLTASQVESLPLFLVGFVLLFVLSGIGNGSTYKMIPAIFRARAMDAVAAGTDSAVADKHALRMSGALIGIAGAIGAFGGVLVNLAFRQSFLSTGSGDGAYVAFIAFYAVCVVVTWVVYLRPGNELAGV
- a CDS encoding DUF2000 domain-containing protein, producing the protein MDTPDEAPRWATKIAVLLREDLAPWQALNVTSFLVSGIVATGPELVGEPYEDADGTGYLPMIRQPVLVLAGPGELLRTARTRALERSLTPAVFTAELFSTPGDVQNRAAVKAVAGADLDLVGLAVHGPKNAVDKVVKGARMHP
- a CDS encoding AraC family transcriptional regulator — encoded protein: MSEVVAWRPEVPGLTEVLHAHFTDHVYPSHTHGAWTLLLVDDGAVRYDLDRHAHGATRGLVTLLPPDVPHDGRSQSPAGFRKRVLYLAPATLGAERAGRCVDQPAFDDAALRERLSVLHGVLRAGGDALEAESRLGFVLERLGQHLDRAVVAAPDVRDDALADRVRELIDARVAEGLPLAEAAALFGVHPTHVVRAFTRRHGLPPHRYLTGRRIDLARRLLLDGMPVAQVAAVAGFADQPHLTRHFRRMLATTPAAYARSAA